In Rahnella sikkimica, the following are encoded in one genomic region:
- a CDS encoding methyl-accepting chemotaxis protein has product MLNKLSVKAGLIGLLVVMTLILLLVSVLGANAIRQSATSLQKINQLQGDELGSLADNYSFSLRTRVASGVAVRQLEIGMMDDAKSTTDRIAGYIKQADTDMTKFVNILDDTQRGRDLSDAVKKSYDAYKTHGLVPLLAALQAQSADGYYDVLENKITPYSNAYDKALADFRAYATDNTRQRIEQARANAHIQVTVIVIAFLIALAIALLAWFALQKIIMHPLNFSIAQLEFIAKGDLTHEIDDSRNNEMGRLLKAMKQMQDSLVLSVGRVRDAGNQIDVGSRELAAGNVHLAQRTEESAASLEETAASMEQLTSTVRMNAANSEQANQLAQSVSVIADKGSEVVHQVMDKMQGITDSSKRIGDIISVIDGIAFQTNILALNAAVEAARAGEQGRGFAVVAGEVRSLAQRSAQSAREIKELIGDSDNRVSEGSAMVKSAAETMIEISSEVTRVTSLMREISIATTEQTHGIEQVNVAITQMDQVAQQNAALVEQATAATRSLEEQAQLLAESMAVFKLNRTEHY; this is encoded by the coding sequence ATGTTGAATAAGTTGAGCGTAAAAGCCGGTCTGATTGGCTTACTGGTCGTAATGACGTTGATTTTGTTGCTGGTGAGTGTGCTGGGCGCGAATGCCATCCGGCAAAGTGCGACGTCACTACAGAAAATTAACCAGCTTCAGGGAGACGAACTGGGTTCGCTGGCGGACAACTACAGTTTCTCATTGCGCACGCGTGTTGCCAGCGGCGTTGCTGTGCGTCAGCTCGAAATCGGCATGATGGATGACGCCAAATCGACCACCGACCGGATTGCCGGGTATATCAAACAGGCAGATACGGACATGACAAAATTTGTCAATATTCTGGATGACACGCAGCGCGGAAGGGATTTATCGGATGCAGTAAAAAAATCCTATGATGCCTATAAAACTCACGGTCTGGTTCCGCTTCTGGCCGCACTTCAGGCGCAGAGCGCCGACGGTTATTATGACGTGCTGGAAAATAAAATCACGCCGTACAGCAATGCTTATGACAAAGCGCTGGCAGATTTCCGCGCGTATGCAACGGATAACACCCGCCAGAGAATTGAACAGGCACGCGCCAATGCTCACATTCAGGTAACAGTGATTGTGATCGCTTTCCTCATCGCGCTGGCCATTGCGTTGCTGGCCTGGTTTGCCCTGCAAAAAATTATCATGCATCCGTTGAATTTCTCGATTGCGCAGCTGGAATTTATCGCGAAAGGCGATCTGACCCATGAAATAGACGACTCACGCAATAATGAAATGGGACGCCTGCTGAAGGCCATGAAGCAAATGCAGGACTCGCTGGTGCTTTCGGTCGGGCGCGTCCGCGATGCCGGGAATCAGATTGACGTCGGCTCCCGCGAACTGGCCGCCGGTAACGTTCATCTGGCGCAACGCACGGAAGAATCCGCCGCTTCTCTGGAAGAAACCGCTGCCAGTATGGAGCAACTGACGTCAACGGTACGCATGAACGCGGCGAACTCCGAACAGGCCAATCAGCTGGCGCAAAGCGTGTCAGTGATTGCGGACAAAGGCAGTGAAGTTGTTCATCAGGTAATGGATAAAATGCAGGGCATTACCGACAGTTCGAAACGTATCGGCGACATTATCAGCGTGATTGACGGCATTGCTTTCCAGACCAATATTCTGGCGCTGAACGCCGCAGTAGAAGCCGCCCGCGCCGGTGAGCAGGGGCGTGGTTTTGCCGTTGTGGCCGGTGAAGTTCGGAGCCTCGCGCAGCGCAGCGCGCAATCCGCCCGTGAAATCAAAGAGCTGATCGGTGATTCTGATAACCGCGTGTCGGAGGGGTCGGCGATGGTGAAATCAGCGGCGGAAACGATGATTGAAATTTCCAGCGAAGTGACGCGTGTCACCAGCCTGATGCGCGAAATCTCTATCGCGACGACGGAACAGACGCACGGCATCGAGCAGGTTAACGTGGCAATTACGCAGATGGATCAGGTTGCGCAGCAGAATGCGGCACTGGT
- the ppa gene encoding inorganic diphosphatase, giving the protein MSLLNVPAGKELPEDIYVVIEIPANADPIKYEVDKDTGALFVDRFMSTAMFYPANYGYINHTLSLDGDPVDVLVPTPYPLQPGSVIRCRPVGVLKMTDESGEDAKVIAVPHTKLSKEYDHIKDVNDLPELLRGQITHFFEQYKALEKGKWVKIEGWADAAAAKAEIVTSFERAKNK; this is encoded by the coding sequence ATGAGCTTACTGAACGTGCCGGCAGGCAAAGAACTGCCAGAAGATATCTACGTAGTGATCGAAATCCCGGCAAACGCGGATCCTATCAAATACGAAGTTGATAAAGACACTGGCGCACTGTTTGTAGACCGTTTCATGTCTACCGCAATGTTCTACCCTGCGAACTACGGTTACATCAACCACACCCTGTCTCTGGACGGCGACCCGGTTGACGTACTGGTTCCAACGCCATACCCGCTGCAACCAGGTTCTGTGATCCGTTGCCGTCCGGTTGGCGTTCTGAAAATGACTGACGAATCTGGCGAAGATGCGAAAGTTATTGCGGTTCCGCACACTAAACTGAGCAAAGAATACGATCACATCAAAGATGTGAACGACCTGCCAGAACTGCTGCGCGGCCAGATCACTCACTTCTTCGAGCAATACAAAGCGCTGGAAAAAGGCAAATGGGTGAAAATTGAAGGCTGGGCTGATGCCGCTGCTGCAAAAGCTGAAATCGTGACCTCCTTCGAGCGCGCTAAAAACAAGTAA
- a CDS encoding gamma-glutamylcyclotransferase family protein codes for MRIIVYGSLRRKQGNSHWMTNAQWLGDHELEGYALYNLGHYPAVIPGDGKVYCEVYRINSSIMAELDELKSNTKDYRRELISTPYGSAWIYLYIRSLDGVPRIEGGDWVKRNEPVSE; via the coding sequence ATGCGAATAATTGTTTACGGTAGTCTGCGACGCAAGCAAGGCAATAGTCATTGGATGACGAATGCTCAATGGTTGGGTGACCATGAGCTGGAAGGGTATGCGCTTTATAATCTGGGGCACTATCCGGCAGTCATTCCAGGGGACGGAAAAGTCTATTGCGAAGTTTACCGCATTAACTCGTCAATCATGGCTGAGTTGGATGAGCTGAAAAGTAATACGAAAGATTATCGTCGCGAGCTAATTTCGACGCCTTACGGCAGTGCCTGGATTTACCTCTACATTCGCTCACTGGATGGTGTGCCGAGAATTGAGGGTGGCGACTGGGTAAAGCGTAACGAACCGGTCAGCGAGTAA
- the tamB gene encoding autotransporter assembly complex protein TamB yields MSLFKKICLGFLIFLLLIISLVAFLVGTQTGLHLMINGANRFVPGLNIASTEGGWRDLTLKGVHYEMPGVDVKAGEFHLSLDFSCLKNSALCVNALRVKDVNVVVNTKEMTPAAEQPQPENSEPLTNLSTPYPITLRVLTLDNINVTLDDRAISLASFRTGAHWEGRAIQLMPTHIGGLLIALPKTPVNPLPEVVQAAQDKAVEKATGKPAEPAVVVPEKPLGETLQALFAKPLLPELPDFRLPVDLDIQQILGENLRLTGDTDVLITRFELKASTQNQIVKLDKLQVRSPQGSLDGIGQATLNQNWPVDMTVNTAVNLDPLKGEKIKLKIAGGLRDKLDVGLNLSGPVRAQLALQTQLAEAGLPLDLKLSSDALQWPLTGTPQYQVKGFKLNFSGKATDYALSLRSDFKGDQIPPATLTVDGKGNVEQFKLTLLRLAALEGNTDLTGVVDWSKAISWNSELKLTGINTAKQWPEWPAKLQGKITTRGSLYGGTWQMQVPVLDLTGNVKQNAVKAQGNVRGNSYGQWDIPQLHLELGRNNLDVKGKLSDTWNLDAKVDAPHLDGALPGLGGVAKGMLQLRGDLKAPKLLADLTATGLKWQALTVRRVDVKGDVSSTDQIQGNLAVRVQQLKQDALDISDINLDAKGNEKQHQLTLKVEGKPVSGRLALTGSFDRATEEWKGNINNTSFDTPVGQWRLNRSIALDYFNKEQRITVGPHCWQNPNADLCVPKTIDAGASGQASVVLNRFDLAMIKPFLTDDTQLSGTFSGKADVSWKAEGGLPQASVSLVGKGVKVQQLVQGNPLPVAFDTLNLNAGLNNGRASLDWLIKIAHNGQLDGNIQIADPQGKRNLSGNVNIARISMALLQPALMDGEKASGILNANLRLGGDAQKPQVFGKMALTGVDFDGQFMPFDITDANININFNGMSSIMEGVIKTAQGQLELNGNADWSEINAWRARIAARGNKVRVSVPPMVRLDVSPDLVFDATPQLFSLNGTVDIPWARITVQELPESAVGVSSDEVMLNDQRQPIAPVSASIPINSNLMVNIGPDVRLDAFGLKARLEGALKVAQDSRGLGLNGQINIPSGRFHAYGQDLIVRKGQLLFSGPADQPLLNLEAIRNPEATENDVVAGLRVTGEADAPKLEIFSDPAMSQQEALSYLLRGQGLDNSGGDSGAMTSALIGLGVAQSGKLVGKIGEAFGVSNLALDTQGVGDSSQVVVSGYVLPGLQVKYGVGIFDSLATLTLRYRLMPKLYLQAVSGIDQALDLLYQFEF; encoded by the coding sequence ATGAGTTTATTTAAGAAAATCTGCCTGGGTTTCCTGATCTTCCTGCTGCTGATCATCAGCCTGGTGGCGTTTTTAGTCGGTACGCAAACCGGCCTGCACCTGATGATCAACGGTGCGAACCGTTTTGTACCGGGGCTGAATATCGCCAGCACGGAAGGTGGATGGCGTGATCTCACCCTGAAAGGTGTGCATTACGAAATGCCGGGCGTCGACGTGAAAGCGGGAGAATTCCATCTTTCGCTCGATTTTTCGTGCCTGAAAAACAGCGCGCTGTGCGTGAATGCGCTCCGCGTGAAAGACGTCAATGTGGTGGTGAACACCAAAGAAATGACGCCCGCGGCGGAGCAACCTCAGCCAGAAAACAGTGAGCCGCTGACCAATCTCAGCACGCCGTACCCGATTACGCTGCGCGTGCTGACGCTGGATAATATCAACGTGACGCTCGATGACCGGGCGATTTCTCTGGCGTCATTCCGCACCGGCGCGCACTGGGAAGGACGGGCGATTCAGCTGATGCCAACGCATATCGGCGGGTTACTGATTGCCTTACCTAAAACGCCGGTCAATCCGTTACCGGAAGTTGTTCAGGCGGCGCAGGACAAAGCGGTCGAAAAAGCCACCGGAAAACCGGCGGAACCGGCCGTTGTCGTACCTGAAAAGCCACTGGGTGAAACTTTACAGGCGCTGTTTGCCAAACCGCTGTTGCCTGAATTACCGGATTTCCGTCTGCCGGTCGATCTGGATATTCAGCAAATTCTCGGTGAAAACCTGCGTCTGACCGGTGACACCGATGTGCTCATCACCCGTTTCGAACTGAAAGCCAGTACGCAAAATCAGATCGTTAAGCTCGATAAATTGCAGGTGCGTTCGCCACAGGGTTCGCTGGACGGCATCGGGCAGGCGACGCTGAATCAAAACTGGCCGGTGGATATGACGGTCAACACCGCCGTGAATCTCGATCCGCTTAAAGGCGAGAAGATCAAGCTCAAAATCGCCGGGGGTCTGCGCGATAAGCTTGATGTGGGGCTGAACCTTTCCGGCCCGGTGCGTGCTCAGCTGGCATTGCAGACTCAACTGGCAGAAGCCGGACTGCCGCTGGATCTGAAACTCAGCAGCGATGCGTTGCAGTGGCCGCTGACCGGCACGCCGCAGTACCAGGTGAAAGGCTTTAAATTGAATTTCAGCGGTAAAGCGACGGATTACGCGCTTTCCCTGCGTTCGGATTTCAAAGGTGATCAGATCCCGCCTGCCACGCTGACCGTCGACGGTAAAGGCAACGTTGAGCAATTTAAGCTGACGTTGCTGCGACTGGCAGCGCTTGAGGGGAATACGGATCTGACCGGCGTGGTCGACTGGAGCAAAGCGATCAGCTGGAACAGCGAACTGAAACTGACGGGGATTAATACCGCCAAACAGTGGCCGGAATGGCCCGCGAAGTTGCAGGGCAAAATTACCACGCGCGGCAGCCTGTACGGCGGCACGTGGCAGATGCAGGTTCCGGTGCTGGATCTGACCGGTAACGTCAAACAAAACGCCGTCAAGGCGCAGGGCAACGTGCGCGGAAACAGCTACGGGCAGTGGGATATTCCGCAGCTACACCTTGAACTGGGCCGCAATAATCTGGATGTGAAAGGTAAGCTCAGCGACACCTGGAATCTGGACGCCAAAGTGGACGCCCCGCATTTGGACGGCGCATTGCCGGGGCTGGGCGGTGTGGCGAAAGGGATGCTGCAACTGCGCGGCGACCTGAAAGCACCGAAGCTGCTGGCCGATCTGACTGCCACCGGCCTGAAATGGCAGGCGCTGACGGTGCGACGCGTGGATGTGAAGGGCGACGTCAGTTCCACCGATCAGATTCAGGGCAATCTCGCCGTGCGCGTCCAGCAGCTTAAACAGGATGCGCTGGATATTTCGGATATTAATCTGGACGCCAAGGGCAATGAAAAGCAGCATCAGCTGACGCTGAAAGTGGAGGGCAAACCGGTCTCGGGGCGCCTGGCGCTGACCGGCAGTTTTGACCGCGCAACCGAAGAATGGAAAGGCAATATCAACAATACGTCGTTTGATACGCCGGTCGGGCAATGGCGTCTCAACCGTTCTATCGCGCTGGATTATTTCAATAAAGAGCAGCGGATCACCGTCGGGCCGCACTGCTGGCAGAACCCGAACGCGGATTTATGCGTGCCGAAAACCATTGATGCCGGTGCCAGCGGGCAGGCCAGTGTGGTGCTGAACCGCTTTGATCTGGCGATGATCAAGCCTTTCCTCACTGATGATACGCAACTGAGCGGGACGTTCAGCGGCAAAGCCGACGTAAGCTGGAAAGCGGAAGGCGGTTTGCCGCAGGCGAGTGTTTCGCTGGTGGGCAAAGGCGTGAAAGTGCAGCAACTGGTGCAGGGTAATCCGCTGCCAGTGGCGTTCGATACGCTGAACCTGAATGCCGGGCTGAACAATGGCCGTGCGAGTCTCGACTGGCTGATCAAAATTGCCCATAACGGGCAGCTTGACGGCAATATTCAGATCGCCGATCCGCAAGGGAAACGTAACCTCAGCGGGAACGTGAATATCGCCCGTATTTCTATGGCATTGCTGCAACCCGCACTGATGGATGGCGAGAAAGCGTCCGGTATCCTGAATGCGAATCTGCGGTTGGGCGGTGATGCGCAAAAACCGCAGGTCTTCGGCAAAATGGCGCTGACCGGCGTCGATTTCGACGGGCAATTTATGCCGTTTGATATCACGGATGCCAATATCAACATCAACTTCAATGGCATGTCGTCGATTATGGAAGGCGTTATCAAAACCGCTCAGGGCCAGCTGGAGCTGAACGGTAACGCCGACTGGAGCGAAATCAACGCCTGGCGCGCCCGTATTGCCGCGCGCGGGAATAAAGTCCGCGTTTCCGTGCCGCCGATGGTGCGGCTGGATGTATCGCCGGATCTGGTGTTTGACGCCACGCCGCAATTGTTCTCTCTCAATGGCACCGTGGATATTCCGTGGGCGCGTATTACCGTGCAGGAATTGCCGGAAAGCGCCGTGGGCGTTTCGTCGGATGAAGTGATGCTTAACGATCAACGTCAGCCGATCGCGCCGGTTTCGGCTTCGATTCCAATCAACAGCAATCTGATGGTGAATATCGGTCCGGATGTGCGTCTGGATGCGTTTGGTCTGAAAGCCCGCCTCGAAGGTGCGCTGAAAGTGGCGCAGGACAGCCGCGGGTTGGGTCTGAACGGGCAAATCAATATTCCGTCCGGGCGTTTTCATGCGTACGGTCAGGACTTAATTGTGCGCAAAGGACAGCTGTTATTCTCCGGCCCGGCGGATCAGCCGTTGCTTAATCTGGAAGCCATCCGTAACCCGGAAGCGACAGAAAATGATGTTGTGGCCGGTTTACGCGTCACCGGCGAGGCCGATGCACCTAAACTTGAAATATTCTCAGATCCGGCGATGTCGCAGCAGGAAGCCTTGTCCTACCTGCTTCGCGGGCAAGGATTAGACAATTCTGGTGGTGACAGCGGCGCAATGACCTCAGCTCTTATCGGGTTAGGGGTTGCGCAAAGTGGTAAACTTGTGGGTAAAATCGGTGAGGCGTTTGGTGTCAGCAATCTGGCGCTGGATACTCAGGGCGTGGGAGACAGTTCTCAGGTCGTGGTCAGTGGCTATGTTTTACCGGGTTTACAGGTGAAATATGGTGTCGGGATATTTGACTCGCTGGCAACCCTGACATTGCGCTATCGGTTGATGCCGAAGCTTTACCTGCAGGCTGTATCGGGCATCGATCAGGCATTGGATTTGCTCTATCAGTTTGAGTTTTAA
- the tamA gene encoding autotransporter assembly complex protein TamA, translating to MAPSLSMAAKVRLQLEGLDGDLERNVRVRLSSIQSDEVGANGRFRARVSAAIEQGLRPLGYYSPTIDFDYRETPPPGRPVLIAKVTPGTPVRIAGTNVVIEGQAAKDDEFEKLKKAQVPAVGTILNHGTYDSFKSSLTGEAVRKGYFDANMRKSQLGVIEDEHKAFWDIQFDSGDRYRFGDVHYQGSQIRDEYLQNLVPFKPGDYYTSAQLAELNRRLSATGWFNSVVVSPDFTDAKTTKTLPLNALVSPRTENTIETGVGYSTDIGPRLTANWKKPWVNDRGQSFETSTTLSGPEQSLDLSYKIPLLKSPLEQYYLVQGGFKREDLNDTNSDSTTVNLARYWDLSSGWQHAVNLRWSLDHFTQGSVTNTTMLIYPGVSLNRTRQRGGLMPTWGDSQRYSLDVSDTTWGSDVDFAVIQAQNVWIRTLAEKHRFVFRGNLGWIETNDFERVPPSLRFFAGGDRSIRGYKYKSISPRDDDGKLTGASYLGTGSVEYQYNVTGKWWGAVFVDSGEAVNDITQNDFKTGAGVGVRWASPIGPVKLDVAAPVGDKDEHGLQFYIGLGPEL from the coding sequence ATGGCCCCCTCACTCTCCATGGCAGCGAAAGTGCGTTTGCAGCTGGAAGGCCTGGATGGCGATTTGGAAAGGAACGTTCGCGTTCGCTTATCTTCAATTCAAAGTGATGAAGTCGGGGCTAACGGGCGGTTTCGCGCGCGTGTCAGCGCCGCCATTGAGCAGGGCTTGCGGCCTTTAGGCTATTATTCGCCAACGATCGATTTCGATTACCGCGAAACCCCTCCGCCGGGCCGCCCGGTATTGATTGCGAAAGTGACGCCGGGTACGCCGGTTAGAATTGCCGGTACGAATGTCGTCATTGAAGGGCAGGCGGCCAAAGATGATGAGTTTGAGAAACTCAAGAAAGCGCAGGTTCCTGCGGTAGGCACCATTCTGAACCACGGCACCTACGACAGTTTTAAAAGTTCTCTGACCGGTGAGGCCGTGCGCAAAGGGTACTTTGATGCCAACATGCGTAAAAGCCAGCTGGGCGTGATTGAAGATGAACATAAAGCGTTCTGGGATATCCAGTTCGACAGCGGCGACCGCTATCGCTTTGGTGACGTTCATTATCAGGGCTCGCAGATCCGCGATGAATATCTGCAAAATCTGGTGCCATTTAAGCCGGGCGATTATTACACGTCTGCGCAACTGGCTGAGCTTAACCGCCGCCTGTCCGCTACCGGGTGGTTTAACTCGGTCGTTGTGTCACCAGATTTTACTGATGCTAAAACTACAAAAACGTTGCCGCTGAATGCGCTGGTTTCGCCGCGCACCGAAAACACGATTGAAACCGGTGTCGGCTATTCGACGGATATCGGCCCGCGTCTGACGGCCAACTGGAAAAAACCGTGGGTAAACGATCGCGGTCAGAGCTTTGAAACCTCTACGACGCTTTCCGGCCCTGAACAATCGCTGGATCTCAGCTATAAAATCCCGCTGCTGAAATCTCCGCTCGAACAGTATTACCTGGTTCAGGGCGGCTTCAAACGTGAAGACCTGAACGACACCAACTCCGATTCCACCACGGTGAATCTGGCCCGTTACTGGGATCTGTCCAGCGGCTGGCAGCACGCCGTTAACCTGCGCTGGAGCCTCGACCACTTTACCCAAGGTAGCGTCACCAACACGACGATGCTGATATATCCGGGTGTGAGCCTGAACCGTACGCGTCAGCGCGGCGGACTGATGCCCACCTGGGGCGATTCCCAACGTTATTCTCTGGATGTTTCGGATACCACCTGGGGCTCGGATGTCGATTTCGCCGTGATTCAGGCGCAGAACGTCTGGATCCGCACGCTGGCCGAAAAACATCGTTTTGTATTCCGCGGCAATCTGGGCTGGATTGAAACCAATGACTTCGAACGCGTGCCGCCTTCCCTGCGATTCTTCGCCGGTGGCGACCGCAGCATTCGTGGTTATAAATATAAATCCATTTCCCCGCGCGACGATGACGGCAAGCTGACCGGTGCCTCCTATCTGGGCACCGGTTCGGTGGAGTATCAGTACAACGTGACCGGAAAATGGTGGGGCGCGGTGTTTGTCGATTCCGGCGAAGCGGTGAACGACATCACGCAAAATGATTTCAAAACCGGTGCGGGCGTAGGCGTGCGCTGGGCTTCACCTATCGGCCCGGTGAAATTAGACGTTGCCGCCCCCGTTGGCGACAAAGATGAGCATGGATTGCAGTTCTACATCGGTTTAGGTCCGGAATTATGA
- the msrA gene encoding peptide-methionine (S)-S-oxide reductase MsrA: MQLSDKTQPVHHEDVLPGRTTPMPVATIHAVNGHSMTHVPDNMEVAILAMGCFWGVERLFWQQEGVYSTASGYSGGFTPNPTYREVCTGQTGHAEVVRVVFDPAVISYAKLLQIFWENHDPAQGMRQGGDIGTQYRSALYVLSADQQDQALASLASFQQAMDDANDKRTITTEITEALPFYYAEDDHQQYLYKNPEGYCGLGGIGVCLPPQ, from the coding sequence GTGCAACTTTCCGATAAAACGCAACCTGTCCATCACGAGGATGTGTTACCTGGCCGTACAACCCCGATGCCAGTAGCAACGATTCATGCAGTCAACGGTCATTCAATGACACATGTGCCTGATAATATGGAAGTCGCCATCCTTGCGATGGGCTGCTTCTGGGGCGTTGAGCGTTTATTCTGGCAGCAGGAAGGGGTTTACAGCACAGCCTCCGGTTACAGCGGCGGTTTCACACCGAACCCGACTTACCGCGAAGTATGCACAGGCCAGACCGGCCATGCTGAAGTCGTCCGCGTGGTGTTTGACCCGGCGGTTATCAGCTACGCGAAGTTGCTGCAAATTTTCTGGGAGAATCACGATCCGGCTCAGGGAATGCGTCAGGGCGGCGATATCGGGACACAATATCGCTCTGCATTATATGTGCTGAGTGCAGACCAGCAGGATCAGGCGCTGGCCAGTCTGGCGAGTTTCCAGCAGGCGATGGACGACGCGAACGATAAGCGCACCATCACCACGGAAATTACCGAAGCCCTGCCGTTCTATTATGCAGAAGACGATCATCAGCAATATCTGTATAAAAACCCGGAAGGCTACTGCGGATTAGGCGGTATTGGCGTCTGTTTACCGCCGCAATAA
- a CDS encoding hemolysin family protein has translation MLNSILLILLLIAISAFFSLSEISLAASRKIKLKQLADEGDVNAARVMKLQETPGLFFTVVQIGLNAVAILGGIVGDAAFSPAFQTFFIRFLSPELADQISFICSFVLVTSLFILFADLTPKRIGMISPESVAVRIVNPMRFCLMICRPMVWFFNGMANMIFRLFKLPMVRNDDITSDDIYAVFEAGALAGVLRKQEHELIENVFELESRTVPSSMTSRESVIYFDLRESEESIKEKIATHPHSKFLVCDGHIDQVVGYVDSKDLLNRVLGNQSLMLSSGVQIRNALIVPDTLTLSEALESFKAAGEDFAVILNEYALVVGIITLNDVMTTLMGDLVGQGMEEQIVARDEHSWLIEGGTPIEDVMRVLHIEEFPQSGNYETIGGFMMFMLRKIPKRTDFVKFAGYKFEVVDIDSYKIDQLLVTRIIDQPVTPLLPKTPQEIKDEKKAQA, from the coding sequence ATGTTAAACAGTATTTTACTGATTCTTTTACTCATCGCGATCAGTGCATTTTTCTCACTGTCAGAGATATCGCTGGCGGCTTCCCGCAAAATCAAACTTAAACAGTTGGCAGACGAAGGAGACGTCAATGCCGCACGCGTAATGAAATTACAGGAAACCCCTGGCCTGTTCTTTACGGTGGTTCAGATCGGCCTGAATGCCGTCGCCATCCTCGGTGGTATCGTCGGCGATGCCGCGTTCTCCCCCGCTTTTCAGACTTTCTTCATCCGCTTTCTGTCCCCTGAACTGGCGGATCAAATCAGCTTTATCTGTTCCTTCGTCCTGGTCACCAGCCTGTTCATTCTGTTTGCTGACCTTACGCCGAAGCGCATCGGTATGATTTCACCTGAGTCGGTTGCCGTCCGTATAGTCAACCCGATGCGTTTCTGTCTGATGATTTGCCGCCCGATGGTCTGGTTCTTTAACGGCATGGCGAATATGATTTTCCGGCTGTTCAAACTGCCGATGGTGCGTAACGACGACATTACTTCCGACGATATTTATGCCGTGTTTGAAGCCGGTGCGCTGGCTGGCGTGCTGCGTAAACAGGAACATGAGCTGATTGAAAACGTGTTTGAACTCGAATCACGTACCGTTCCGTCGTCCATGACCTCGCGTGAAAGCGTGATCTACTTTGACCTGCGCGAAAGCGAAGAAAGCATAAAAGAGAAAATCGCCACGCATCCGCATTCCAAGTTCCTGGTCTGCGATGGTCATATCGATCAGGTCGTCGGCTACGTCGATTCCAAAGACTTACTGAACCGCGTGCTGGGCAATCAGAGCCTGATGCTGAGCAGCGGCGTGCAAATCCGCAATGCGCTGATTGTGCCGGATACCCTGACACTCTCCGAAGCGCTGGAAAGCTTCAAAGCGGCAGGCGAAGATTTCGCGGTGATCCTCAACGAATACGCGCTGGTGGTGGGCATTATCACCCTTAATGACGTGATGACGACTTTGATGGGCGACCTTGTCGGTCAGGGCATGGAAGAACAGATTGTGGCTCGTGACGAGCATTCATGGCTAATTGAAGGCGGTACGCCGATTGAAGATGTCATGCGTGTGCTGCACATCGAAGAATTCCCGCAGTCCGGCAATTATGAAACCATCGGCGGCTTCATGATGTTCATGCTGCGTAAAATTCCAAAGCGTACGGATTTTGTGAAATTTGCCGGTTATAAATTCGAAGTTGTGGATATCGACAGCTACAAAATTGATCAGCTGCTGGTGACCCGCATTATCGATCAGCCTGTGACTCCGCTGCTGCCAAAAACGCCGCAGGAAATTAAAGACGAGAAGAAAGCACAGGCATAA
- a CDS encoding DUF1107 domain-containing protein produces the protein MRIFQRYNPMKVAKYVKTLFRGRLYIKDVGAFEFDQGKILLPKVRDKRHFSVMSEVNRQVTHLQAEMG, from the coding sequence ATGAGAATCTTCCAGCGTTACAATCCGATGAAAGTCGCAAAGTACGTCAAGACACTGTTTCGTGGGCGTTTGTATATTAAAGACGTCGGCGCGTTCGAGTTTGACCAAGGCAAAATCCTGTTGCCAAAGGTCCGGGATAAGCGCCATTTTAGCGTGATGTCTGAAGTTAACCGCCAGGTGACGCACCTGCAGGCGGAAATGGGCTGA
- a CDS encoding YtfJ family protein encodes MLLRSLFVITFMTFSLFASAHNFTVGQRVAPVGVDDKGELNDVNDQFSYSKWNSAKLPGKVRIVQHMAGRSSAKALNEPLITAIRAANLPHDRYQTTTIVNTDDAIIGTGMFVRKSIESGKREFPWSQVIVDSNGTVKKAWELQPESSAVVVLDKNGVIKFAKDGPLTPQEVQQVITLVDQLVKE; translated from the coding sequence ATGCTTTTAAGAAGTCTTTTTGTGATCACTTTTATGACATTTTCACTTTTTGCGTCCGCCCATAATTTCACGGTCGGGCAACGCGTGGCTCCCGTTGGCGTAGACGACAAAGGCGAGCTCAACGACGTCAATGACCAGTTCAGCTACAGCAAGTGGAACAGTGCGAAATTGCCGGGCAAAGTCCGCATCGTGCAGCACATGGCGGGCCGAAGTAGCGCCAAAGCGCTCAATGAACCGCTGATCACCGCCATCCGTGCCGCAAACTTGCCGCACGACCGCTACCAGACCACCACGATTGTTAACACAGATGACGCCATCATCGGCACTGGCATGTTCGTGCGTAAAAGCATTGAAAGTGGCAAACGTGAATTCCCGTGGTCACAGGTCATTGTCGACAGCAACGGAACGGTGAAAAAAGCGTGGGAACTGCAACCGGAAAGTTCGGCGGTCGTCGTGCTGGATAAAAATGGCGTGATTAAATTTGCCAAAGACGGGCCACTGACACCGCAGGAAGTGCAGCAGGTGATTACGCTGGTGGATCAGCTGGTGAAAGAATAA